From Proteiniborus sp. MB09-C3, the proteins below share one genomic window:
- a CDS encoding ATP-binding cassette domain-containing protein: protein MIEAKDLCLIYADGTLALQNIHIHIATGEVVFITGPSGSGKTSLLKLLMGMEYPTSGSLSVLGQPIMKDKSYEIRRMRRAMGPIFQDFRLLQGRTVIENVLLGMRFLSFNKQQMMTYANDAIYRVGLSHKTNSSVDNLSWGERQRVAIARAVARKPKLIIADEPTGNLDKDNAVNILQLLTSFKDKDTTVIITTHATHLIENMDGDMMIQIDKGNIQWGRLGYEEHF, encoded by the coding sequence ATGATTGAGGCAAAAGACTTATGTTTAATATATGCTGATGGAACATTGGCACTACAGAATATTCATATACATATAGCCACTGGTGAAGTAGTATTTATTACTGGTCCCAGTGGTTCAGGCAAAACAAGTCTTCTAAAGCTCTTAATGGGAATGGAGTATCCCACATCTGGAAGCTTAAGCGTTTTAGGTCAACCTATAATGAAGGATAAAAGTTATGAGATTAGGAGAATGAGAAGGGCTATGGGGCCTATTTTTCAAGACTTTAGGCTGCTTCAAGGTAGAACAGTAATTGAAAATGTCCTTTTAGGCATGAGATTTTTAAGCTTCAATAAGCAGCAAATGATGACATATGCCAATGATGCCATCTATAGAGTGGGATTATCTCATAAAACAAATTCATCAGTAGATAATCTTTCTTGGGGAGAGCGTCAGAGGGTAGCAATAGCAAGGGCGGTGGCTAGAAAGCCTAAGCTAATTATTGCAGATGAGCCTACAGGTAATCTAGATAAAGATAATGCAGTAAATATTTTACAGCTTTTAACCTCATTTAAGGATAAGGATACTACAGTAATTATTACTACTCATGCTACTCATTTAATTGAAAATATGGATGGAGATATGATGATTCAAATTGACAAAGGAAATATACAATGGGGAAGGTTAGGCTATGAAGAGCATTTTTAA
- a CDS encoding peptide ABC transporter substrate-binding protein, with protein sequence MKKSKKLLIILLALVLVSSLALSGCGQGTTSANSNKYLRIAKDVDIVSMDQHVATDELSFESIAATIEGLYTIDKGGNIIPAIALSDEVSDDGLTYTFKLREDAKWSNGDPVTANDFVYSWRRLADPNTASEYNFIMDVAGVKNAAKVTAGELLKEDLGVEAIDEHTLKVTLERPTPYFRSLTTFAPFYPLNEKFVTEKGEKYALEPENLLANGPYKMVEWNKGYGYKLDKNPDYYDAKNVKIDGLDFRIIKDSQTAALKFESNELDVVKLSSELVDKYKSQPSFNQISGGFTWYMSLYHNTEIFKNINARKAFSYAINKEHIANKILNDGSIAADFLVPNGLSTGPDGKDFRETAGTYSKYDKALALEYWNKAKSELGKDNFEIELLFDDSETVKKMSEFIQAELETNLPGLTVKLKAQPKKNRLELMREGSFEAGITRWGPDYADPLTYLELFLSDGGQNTPKYVSKEYDKLVNDSSRGELAGNPEGRWEAMKQAEKILLEQDAAIVPIFQSGSALLINPKVKGIEDHTVGTTFIYKNVEIGE encoded by the coding sequence ATGAAGAAATCAAAGAAATTATTAATTATTTTATTAGCATTAGTACTAGTATCATCTTTAGCTTTATCTGGATGTGGACAAGGCACTACTTCAGCAAACAGTAACAAATACTTAAGGATAGCAAAGGATGTTGACATAGTATCTATGGATCAACATGTTGCTACAGATGAACTATCCTTCGAATCAATAGCTGCAACAATTGAAGGACTATACACTATAGATAAAGGTGGAAATATAATCCCGGCTATTGCTTTGTCAGATGAGGTAAGCGATGATGGATTGACTTATACCTTTAAGCTTAGAGAAGATGCAAAATGGTCAAATGGAGATCCTGTAACAGCTAATGATTTTGTATATAGTTGGAGAAGATTAGCAGATCCTAATACTGCAAGTGAGTATAACTTTATTATGGATGTAGCAGGTGTAAAGAACGCTGCTAAAGTCACAGCAGGAGAACTTCTGAAGGAAGATTTAGGAGTAGAAGCTATAGATGAGCATACTTTAAAAGTAACCTTAGAGAGACCAACACCATATTTTAGATCCCTTACTACCTTTGCACCATTCTATCCACTAAATGAAAAATTTGTAACTGAAAAAGGTGAGAAATATGCCCTTGAGCCAGAAAATCTATTAGCTAATGGGCCCTATAAAATGGTTGAATGGAATAAAGGATATGGATATAAGCTTGATAAAAATCCAGATTACTATGATGCTAAAAATGTAAAGATTGACGGACTGGATTTCCGTATTATAAAAGATAGCCAGACTGCAGCACTAAAATTTGAGTCAAATGAATTAGATGTGGTGAAGCTATCATCTGAGCTAGTAGACAAATATAAATCCCAGCCAAGCTTTAATCAAATAAGCGGTGGATTTACATGGTATATGTCGCTTTACCATAATACAGAAATATTTAAAAATATTAATGCACGTAAGGCATTTAGCTATGCAATCAATAAAGAGCATATTGCTAACAAAATTCTTAATGATGGTTCCATAGCAGCAGATTTTCTTGTTCCTAATGGGTTGTCAACAGGACCTGACGGAAAAGACTTCCGTGAAACTGCAGGTACCTATTCTAAATATGATAAAGCCTTAGCGTTAGAATATTGGAATAAAGCTAAATCAGAGTTGGGAAAAGATAATTTCGAAATTGAACTGCTATTTGATGATTCAGAAACAGTTAAAAAGATGTCAGAATTCATACAAGCAGAGCTTGAAACTAATTTACCAGGATTAACTGTTAAACTGAAAGCACAGCCAAAGAAGAATCGTCTAGAATTAATGCGTGAAGGAAGCTTTGAAGCTGGTATTACTCGTTGGGGTCCTGACTATGCTGATCCATTGACTTATTTGGAGCTATTCTTAAGTGATGGAGGTCAAAATACCCCTAAATATGTAAGTAAGGAATATGACAAGCTTGTTAACGACTCCAGCCGTGGAGAATTGGCTGGAAACCCAGAGGGAAGATGGGAGGCTATGAAGCAGGCAGAAAAAATATTATTAGAGCAGGATGCTGCCATAGTGCCTATATTCCAAAGTGGCTCTGCTTTATTGATTAACCCTAAGGTAAAAGGAATAGAAGATCATACTGTTGGAACGACATTTATTTATAAAAACGTAGAAATTGGGGAATAG
- a CDS encoding ABC transporter ATP-binding protein — MKEKILEVKDLHVSFKTHTGDIKAIRGVSFDLYKGETLAIVGESGSGKSVTTKVLMGILAKNGVIDSGEVLYKDKDLTKFSKSEMTSIRGKEIAMIFQDPMTSLNPTMTVGYQITESIVEHQRMSKPEAKKKAIELIKLVGITEPEKRYKQYPHQLSGGMRQRIVIAIALACNPKILIADEPTTALDVTIQAQILDLIKELQSKIGLSIIFITHDLGVVANIADRVAIMYAGKIVEYGTSEEIFFDPRHPYTWGLLASVPNMENQQKELYAIPGAPPNMLYPPKGDAFALRSDYALKIDFEKEPPFFKVSDTHYAATWLLHEKAPKIQMPGILKQRIENMKKEVPSNVC; from the coding sequence ATGAAGGAAAAAATATTAGAAGTCAAAGATTTACATGTATCCTTTAAAACCCATACTGGTGATATTAAAGCTATTCGGGGAGTTAGCTTTGATCTATACAAAGGGGAAACCTTGGCAATTGTAGGTGAAAGTGGTTCGGGTAAATCAGTAACAACTAAGGTGCTAATGGGCATCCTTGCAAAAAATGGTGTAATTGACAGTGGAGAAGTACTATATAAAGATAAGGATTTAACTAAATTTTCAAAAAGTGAAATGACCTCAATAAGAGGCAAAGAAATAGCCATGATATTTCAAGATCCAATGACATCATTAAACCCAACAATGACTGTAGGGTACCAGATTACTGAAAGTATAGTGGAGCATCAGAGAATGAGTAAACCGGAAGCTAAGAAAAAAGCGATAGAGTTAATTAAGCTTGTTGGTATAACTGAGCCTGAAAAAAGATATAAGCAATATCCACATCAATTAAGTGGTGGTATGAGACAAAGAATTGTAATAGCTATAGCTCTTGCATGTAATCCAAAGATATTGATTGCAGACGAGCCAACTACTGCTCTTGATGTTACTATACAGGCACAGATATTAGACTTAATAAAGGAATTACAAAGTAAAATTGGATTATCTATAATATTTATTACACATGATTTAGGCGTAGTTGCTAACATAGCCGATAGAGTGGCTATAATGTATGCTGGAAAGATTGTAGAATATGGGACTTCAGAAGAAATATTTTTTGATCCACGCCATCCATATACATGGGGACTATTGGCTTCTGTGCCTAACATGGAAAATCAGCAAAAAGAATTATATGCAATTCCAGGAGCACCACCTAATATGCTTTATCCGCCTAAAGGAGATGCCTTTGCCCTGAGAAGTGATTATGCACTTAAAATTGATTTTGAAAAAGAACCTCCTTTCTTTAAAGTATCGGATACACATTATGCCGCAACATGGCTTCTGCATGAAAAGGCACCCAAAATTCAAATGCCTGGAATTTTAAAACAGAGGATTGAAAATATGAAAAAGGAGGTGCCTTCAAATGTCTGTTAA
- a CDS encoding DUF3810 domain-containing protein produces the protein MKAKIKINSIWFLILLPLGFILVFISQRNPNLVEKLYSSGIYKYIGATISITTGILPFSLGEVLVIFSLLFIIVSIIWILYKAVTRRMGYKKVIIYVRNVLVALSIVYFLFNILWGLNYYRLPFSKIANIDARPATIHELVALCDDLIIKTNELRRKIDLSKDSKSIENDYKYILKNAYKGYEVTKAIYPELGGSYGRPKGVLLSKAMSYMGITGIYFPFTGEANVNIDTPMISLPSTVTHEMAHQRGFAREDEANYIAYITCKLHPDLDFQYSGYILALTHSMNVLYSNDKEQFNELSKKYSNGVKEDLININRHWAQYEGPIEKASNKMNNAYLKSNNQKDGVKSYGRMVDLLIAEYRMKNK, from the coding sequence TTGAAAGCAAAAATAAAAATTAATAGTATATGGTTTTTAATACTGCTACCTTTGGGATTCATTTTAGTTTTTATATCACAAAGAAATCCTAATCTAGTTGAAAAGTTATATTCAAGTGGAATATATAAATACATAGGAGCTACTATCAGCATAACAACTGGTATCCTTCCTTTTTCATTAGGCGAGGTGCTGGTCATATTTAGCTTATTGTTCATAATTGTGTCTATAATATGGATTCTATATAAAGCCGTGACTAGAAGGATGGGATATAAGAAAGTAATCATATATGTTAGGAATGTACTTGTAGCGCTCAGCATTGTATATTTTTTATTTAATATTTTATGGGGATTAAACTATTATCGTCTGCCATTTTCAAAAATAGCCAATATCGATGCAAGACCAGCAACTATACATGAGCTAGTGGCCTTATGCGACGACTTAATTATAAAAACCAATGAATTGAGAAGGAAAATTGATTTGAGTAAAGATAGTAAGTCCATTGAAAATGACTATAAATACATACTAAAAAACGCCTATAAAGGGTACGAAGTGACTAAAGCCATCTATCCAGAATTAGGAGGAAGCTATGGAAGGCCTAAGGGAGTTTTACTTTCTAAGGCCATGTCTTATATGGGGATAACAGGTATTTATTTTCCCTTTACTGGAGAGGCAAATGTAAATATAGACACTCCTATGATTTCACTTCCCTCAACAGTTACACATGAAATGGCACATCAAAGGGGCTTTGCACGGGAGGATGAAGCAAATTATATAGCCTATATAACCTGTAAGCTGCATCCAGATTTAGATTTTCAATACTCTGGATATATATTAGCTTTAACTCACTCTATGAATGTTCTCTACAGCAATGATAAGGAACAATTTAATGAATTAAGTAAAAAATATAGCAATGGTGTAAAAGAGGACTTAATTAATATAAACAGACATTGGGCACAATACGAGGGTCCTATAGAAAAGGCTTCTAATAAAATGAATAATGCATATTTAAAATCTAACAATCAAAAAGATGGAGTAAAAAGCTACGGCAGAATGGTAGATCTTTTAATTGCAGAGTATAGAATGAAGAATAAATAA
- a CDS encoding DUF1657 domain-containing protein yields MTTINKLEQALASAKGLAADLKTFSLDTDDKNAKQMFNMLSTNAENMAQMLQNRVNFVKSEEPQYNQPQ; encoded by the coding sequence ATGACCACAATAAATAAACTAGAGCAGGCATTAGCAAGTGCAAAAGGTTTGGCAGCAGATTTAAAGACTTTTTCTTTGGATACAGATGATAAAAATGCAAAGCAAATGTTCAATATGTTATCTACAAATGCTGAAAATATGGCACAGATGCTGCAAAACAGAGTGAATTTTGTTAAGAGCGAGGAACCTCAATACAATCAGCCTCAATAA
- the pepF gene encoding oligoendopeptidase F — protein MSKELKARKDVDQLLTWDLSAIFKTEGEFNSAVNEAQELTEEIEGKYKGRLNSATVINECLDKMKKAVQVINLTSTYAYLSVAVDQTNTENQARQMKLSNIFSNLNSRLSFVKSEIIEASEDIINEAIEQSIENSGYLKDIVEAKRHALHPEAERVLSALSGTLNSPYSIYNRAKLADMDFGTFTADGKEYPLSFVLFENEWEFENNHEIRRTAFKAFSNKLKEYQHTVAAAYQVQVQKEKTMATLRGFDSVIDSLLFHQKVDRELYNRQIDLIMEKLAPHMRRYVKLLRKIHNIDEMTFADLKLVVDPDFEPAISVEESKKYVEEALSVLGQDYLDMVKRAYNERWIDFVQNKGKSTGAFCSSPYGSHPFILISWTERMREVFVLAHELGHAGHFYLAHQSQNIFDTRPSQYFIESPSTMNEMLMANYLMKNSEDLRFKRWVLSSMISRTYYHNFVTHLLEAAYQREVYKIIDEGGSVQASRLSALKKTVLEKFWGDTVNIIDGAELTWMRQPHYYMGLYPYTYSAGLTIATEVSKRILNEGQSALDDWKEVLKAGGTKTPVELAKMAGVDITTEKPLLNTIEHIGNIIDEIIELTEKLEGISL, from the coding sequence TTGAGCAAAGAGTTAAAGGCAAGAAAAGATGTGGATCAATTACTTACATGGGACTTATCTGCAATATTTAAAACTGAAGGGGAATTTAATTCTGCTGTAAATGAGGCACAAGAGCTTACAGAGGAAATTGAAGGAAAGTATAAGGGCAGATTGAATTCAGCTACTGTGATTAATGAATGCCTGGATAAAATGAAAAAAGCAGTACAGGTAATTAATCTAACTAGTACATATGCATATTTATCAGTGGCAGTTGACCAAACAAATACTGAAAATCAAGCTAGACAGATGAAGCTATCAAATATTTTTTCTAATCTTAACAGTAGATTAAGCTTTGTAAAAAGCGAGATTATAGAAGCTAGTGAAGATATTATTAATGAAGCCATAGAACAATCTATAGAAAATAGCGGATATTTAAAGGATATAGTGGAAGCTAAAAGGCACGCACTTCACCCTGAGGCTGAAAGAGTATTATCTGCTCTATCTGGGACATTGAATTCTCCATATAGCATATACAATAGAGCGAAGCTTGCAGATATGGATTTTGGAACATTTACTGCAGATGGGAAAGAATATCCTCTAAGCTTTGTATTATTTGAAAATGAATGGGAATTTGAAAACAATCATGAAATAAGAAGAACAGCATTTAAAGCTTTTTCGAATAAACTTAAAGAATATCAGCATACCGTAGCAGCTGCATACCAAGTTCAGGTTCAAAAAGAAAAGACTATGGCGACTCTTAGAGGCTTTGATTCAGTAATAGATAGCTTGTTATTCCATCAGAAGGTAGATAGAGAATTATATAATAGACAAATAGATTTAATCATGGAAAAACTAGCTCCTCATATGAGAAGGTATGTGAAGCTGCTTCGGAAAATTCACAATATTGATGAAATGACTTTTGCTGATTTAAAGCTAGTAGTAGACCCTGATTTTGAACCTGCAATATCAGTAGAAGAATCTAAAAAGTATGTAGAGGAAGCATTATCTGTATTAGGCCAAGACTATTTAGATATGGTTAAAAGAGCCTATAATGAGAGATGGATAGACTTTGTTCAAAACAAGGGAAAATCTACAGGCGCTTTTTGCTCAAGTCCTTATGGAAGTCATCCATTCATACTGATTTCATGGACTGAAAGAATGAGAGAAGTATTTGTATTAGCTCATGAGCTTGGCCATGCTGGACATTTTTATTTGGCTCATCAAAGCCAAAATATATTTGATACTAGGCCATCTCAATATTTTATAGAATCACCATCTACTATGAATGAAATGCTTATGGCAAACTATTTAATGAAGAATAGTGAGGATTTAAGATTTAAGAGATGGGTATTATCCTCTATGATTAGCCGTACCTACTATCATAATTTTGTAACTCATTTATTGGAAGCTGCTTATCAGAGAGAAGTATATAAGATTATTGATGAGGGCGGAAGTGTACAGGCATCAAGGCTTAGTGCATTAAAGAAAACTGTGCTAGAGAAATTCTGGGGAGATACTGTAAACATAATAGATGGAGCAGAGCTTACTTGGATGAGACAGCCTCATTATTATATGGGATTATATCCATATACATATAGTGCTGGATTAACTATTGCTACTGAAGTAAGCAAAAGAATTTTAAATGAAGGACAGTCTGCGCTAGATGATTGGAAGGAAGTACTAAAGGCAGGAGGAACTAAGACACCAGTAGAGCTTGCTAAAATGGCAGGAGTAGATATAACGACAGAGAAGCCGCTGTTAAATACTATAGAGCATATAGGAAATATAATAGATGAAATTATAGAGCTTACAGAAAAATTAGAAGGTATAAGCTTATAA
- a CDS encoding ABC transporter permease, producing MLKYIQKRLIISAITLFIILTLLFVLLEFMPGSPFNDEKLSPDQRTLLYKKYNLDKPLYIRYIAYMKNVILKGDFGNSYAIQKDAPVSELLKNRLSISIRLGIQSLILGSFVGLVFGIVAAVKKNSRLDTLTTIFAVIGISVPSYVFALGLSYFLGYKLKLFPFTYDIYRSFESSILPTIALSMFVIATVARFMRTELVEVLETEYILLAEAKGLKAKKVIIKHSIRNALIPVITVLGPITVSLMTGSLVTERIFGIPGIGDLLVTAIGVNDFNVVISIAFFYSVFYILMMLIIDVLYGIIDPRIRVAKEVN from the coding sequence ATGCTTAAATACATTCAGAAAAGATTGATTATTTCTGCAATTACATTATTTATTATTCTAACATTACTATTTGTTTTACTAGAGTTTATGCCTGGCTCCCCATTTAATGATGAAAAATTAAGTCCGGATCAGCGTACTCTTTTATATAAAAAATATAATCTAGATAAGCCATTATATATAAGATATATTGCATATATGAAAAATGTAATATTGAAGGGCGACTTTGGAAATTCATATGCAATACAGAAGGATGCTCCCGTTTCTGAATTGTTGAAGAATAGATTATCCATATCCATTAGACTTGGAATACAGTCGCTTATACTAGGCTCATTTGTTGGACTGGTATTTGGAATAGTAGCCGCAGTTAAGAAAAATTCAAGGCTAGATACTCTCACTACTATATTTGCTGTAATTGGTATATCGGTGCCATCTTACGTATTTGCATTGGGATTAAGTTATTTCTTGGGCTACAAGCTGAAGCTATTTCCTTTTACCTATGATATTTACAGATCTTTTGAATCAAGTATTCTGCCAACCATTGCATTATCTATGTTTGTCATAGCAACAGTTGCTAGATTTATGAGAACAGAGCTTGTAGAGGTTTTAGAAACAGAATATATCCTGCTGGCAGAGGCTAAAGGATTGAAAGCAAAAAAAGTCATTATAAAACATTCCATAAGAAATGCACTTATACCAGTAATAACAGTTTTAGGGCCTATAACTGTAAGCCTAATGACAGGCTCTCTAGTTACTGAGAGGATATTTGGTATACCTGGGATTGGAGATTTATTAGTTACTGCAATAGGTGTAAATGACTTTAATGTAGTGATTTCAATAGCATTTTTCTATAGTGTGTTTTATATTTTAATGATGCTAATAATTGATGTATTATATGGGATAATTGATCCTAGAATTCGTGTGGCAAAGGAGGTAAACTAA
- a CDS encoding spore coat protein produces MSQLTQKEKYLLEDQKSQEELCVKKYNNYAQQTQCPQLKQLCQQLAQQEQQHLNTINQILSGQTPSMGQQQGQQQGQKQGQQGQQQGQQNSSMQSMSSSGQTGMTNQQDADLCTDLLSTEKYVSGVYNTAIFEFRDPSIRQALNHIQKEEQQHGEQIFNYMQSKGMYNPK; encoded by the coding sequence ATGTCACAATTAACTCAAAAAGAAAAATATCTATTAGAAGACCAAAAAAGTCAAGAAGAATTATGTGTTAAAAAGTACAATAACTATGCACAACAAACTCAGTGTCCACAGCTAAAGCAGTTATGCCAACAACTAGCTCAGCAAGAGCAGCAGCATCTAAATACTATCAATCAGATACTTAGTGGGCAAACTCCTAGTATGGGTCAGCAACAAGGGCAACAGCAAGGCCAAAAACAAGGTCAGCAAGGCCAACAACAGGGTCAACAAAATTCAAGTATGCAAAGCATGTCGTCATCAGGACAAACAGGAATGACAAATCAACAGGATGCTGACTTATGTACAGACCTTCTATCAACAGAGAAGTATGTTTCTGGAGTATACAATACAGCAATATTTGAGTTTAGAGACCCAAGTATTCGCCAAGCCTTAAATCATATTCAAAAAGAAGAGCAGCAGCATGGGGAACAAATCTTTAACTACATGCAAAGTAAAGGCATGTACAATCCTAAATAA
- the opp3C gene encoding oligopeptide ABC transporter permease, protein MENIRTYFNSSSFERVLKDEKLQTDVVYEGVSFWKDVTLRFSQNKGALVGLILISIIIFMAFVGPQMNPHTYKSIKTEHMNLPPRIPVIEKLGIFDGEINGVNVYKENGFDDVYYWFGTDNLGRDIWTRVWVGTQVSLYIAILALVIDMVIGMSYGLISGYIGGRVDIVMQRAIEILSGIPNLVVVTLFVMVLNPGILSISLALVITGWIGMSRVVRSQVLKLKELDFILASRTLGSSSMQIIRKDLFPNIFGQVIVMSMFSIPSSIFYESFLAFIGLGLQPPMASLGVLISDGYKSILVYPHIIVAPVIVLGVLMLSFNLLADGLRDALDPKMKVN, encoded by the coding sequence ATGGAAAATATAAGAACATATTTTAATAGCAGCTCCTTTGAAAGAGTATTAAAAGATGAAAAGCTTCAAACTGACGTAGTCTATGAAGGCGTAAGCTTTTGGAAGGACGTAACCTTAAGATTCAGTCAAAATAAGGGTGCATTAGTAGGACTTATTTTGATATCAATAATCATCTTTATGGCATTTGTGGGACCTCAAATGAATCCTCATACCTATAAAAGTATAAAGACAGAGCATATGAATCTTCCGCCTAGAATACCTGTAATAGAGAAATTAGGCATATTTGATGGAGAGATTAATGGGGTAAATGTCTATAAAGAAAATGGATTTGATGATGTATATTATTGGTTTGGTACTGACAATTTGGGCAGAGATATCTGGACGAGGGTATGGGTTGGTACTCAAGTATCATTGTATATTGCTATTCTTGCATTAGTAATAGATATGGTCATAGGTATGAGCTATGGACTTATATCAGGCTATATAGGCGGGCGTGTAGACATAGTTATGCAAAGAGCTATTGAAATACTAAGTGGTATTCCAAATCTTGTAGTAGTTACACTGTTTGTCATGGTTTTAAATCCAGGGATATTGTCAATTTCTTTGGCATTAGTCATAACAGGATGGATAGGAATGAGTAGAGTTGTACGTTCTCAAGTATTAAAGCTAAAAGAATTAGATTTCATTTTAGCATCAAGGACATTAGGCTCAAGTAGTATGCAAATAATTAGAAAGGATTTATTTCCGAATATTTTTGGTCAGGTTATTGTAATGAGTATGTTTTCTATTCCCAGCTCTATTTTTTATGAATCATTTTTAGCTTTTATTGGATTAGGATTACAGCCGCCTATGGCTTCATTAGGAGTATTGATTAGTGATGGATACAAATCTATTTTAGTATACCCTCATATTATAGTGGCACCGGTTATTGTTTTAGGAGTATTAATGCTAAGCTTCAATCTATTAGCCGATGGCTTAAGAGATGCATTAGATCCAAAGATGAAGGTAAATTAA
- a CDS encoding permease-like cell division protein FtsX, which produces MKSIFKNIGYFLKETKTILILDFLSNIFSILSMGFIFFMLSMVVSGVWISSQMVELIKEEAEINVYYDEKLEDTQIHDTINQIEAIDGVREARIIDKEKAYDRMMEIMGENSGILKFFDHNPFSAFIEVKIELDEMDSIVEKIERISDVDYIKDNQSVLNRLRSISNIVRVLGILIVSAVGISTLVITSHIIRQGIYSNKEQINTLRLLGAPESFIVLPFFLEGLFLTLIAAIFAVAMGILGLKYIYIQTAGPLPFIPLPALDNLIKGNIIMILSVSIILGIIGSFFGLASADKN; this is translated from the coding sequence ATGAAGAGCATTTTTAAAAATATCGGATATTTTTTAAAGGAAACAAAAACTATTTTAATACTAGATTTTCTTTCCAACATTTTTTCTATTCTTAGTATGGGATTTATATTTTTTATGCTTTCAATGGTGGTTTCGGGTGTGTGGATAAGCAGTCAAATGGTTGAGCTAATTAAAGAAGAAGCAGAGATTAATGTCTATTACGATGAAAAATTAGAGGATACTCAGATTCATGACACCATAAACCAAATAGAGGCCATTGATGGTGTTCGAGAAGCAAGGATTATTGATAAGGAGAAAGCCTATGATAGAATGATGGAGATTATGGGCGAGAACTCAGGCATCTTGAAATTCTTTGACCATAATCCTTTTAGTGCTTTTATTGAAGTTAAAATTGAGTTAGATGAAATGGACTCAATAGTTGAAAAAATAGAGAGAATAAGTGATGTTGATTATATTAAGGACAATCAAAGTGTCTTAAATAGGCTTAGAAGTATTTCAAACATAGTAAGAGTACTGGGGATTTTAATAGTTTCAGCAGTTGGTATATCCACATTAGTCATAACATCACATATTATTAGACAAGGTATATATAGTAACAAGGAACAGATTAATACATTGAGACTTCTGGGGGCACCAGAATCTTTCATAGTACTTCCATTTTTTCTAGAGGGACTATTTTTAACATTAATAGCTGCCATATTTGCAGTGGCAATGGGGATTCTTGGACTTAAGTATATTTATATTCAGACAGCAGGGCCATTACCTTTTATTCCGCTTCCAGCTCTGGATAATTTAATCAAAGGTAACATTATAATGATATTATCTGTTAGCATTATTTTGGGGATTATAGGCAGTTTCTTTGGTCTTGCATCGGCAGATAAAAATTAA